A stretch of the Mycobacterium sp. ITM-2016-00317 genome encodes the following:
- a CDS encoding peroxidase yields MPLELDDIQHILLTRTPAMTGRYEFLTFERPEGGRAWLAELLDVVASAAEADATMDATKRWVTVAFTWNGLRALGVPDAALATFPGEFREGMAARADILGDTGANAPRHWVGGLAGDDLHAIAILFARDDAEHARCVGEHDRLVARCDGVRTLSFLDLNAHPPFNYAHDHFGFRDRLSQPVIKGSGEDPTPGSGAALEPGEFILGYPDEDGPVVGLPEPAALSRNGSYLAYRRLQEHVGTFRAYLSDHAETPQEQELLAAKFMGRWRSGAPLVLAPTVDDPELGADPMRNNDFNYKEMDPFGYACPLGSHARRLNPRDTAHYMNRRRMIRRGATYGPALPDGAPEDGVDRGIAAFIICASLVRQFEFAQNVWINDKTFHELGNEHDPIGGAQDGTLDFTVPKRPIRKVHKGIPAFTTIRGGGYFFLPGLGALRYLTELGGRER; encoded by the coding sequence ATGCCCCTCGAACTCGACGACATCCAGCACATCCTGCTCACCCGGACACCGGCGATGACGGGACGGTACGAGTTCCTGACGTTCGAGCGCCCCGAGGGTGGGCGGGCCTGGCTGGCCGAGCTTCTCGACGTGGTCGCCTCGGCGGCCGAGGCCGACGCCACCATGGACGCGACAAAGCGCTGGGTCACGGTGGCGTTCACCTGGAACGGCCTTCGCGCGCTCGGGGTTCCGGACGCGGCGCTGGCCACGTTTCCCGGCGAGTTCCGGGAGGGCATGGCGGCGCGCGCCGACATCCTCGGCGACACCGGCGCCAACGCACCGCGGCACTGGGTCGGCGGCCTCGCCGGGGACGACCTGCACGCGATCGCGATCCTCTTCGCCCGCGACGACGCCGAACATGCGCGCTGTGTCGGCGAACACGACAGGCTTGTGGCGCGCTGCGACGGCGTCCGCACGCTGTCGTTCCTGGACCTGAACGCCCATCCGCCGTTCAACTACGCACACGACCACTTCGGGTTCCGGGACCGGCTGTCCCAACCGGTGATCAAGGGCTCGGGCGAAGACCCGACCCCGGGTTCGGGTGCGGCACTGGAGCCGGGCGAGTTCATCCTCGGCTATCCCGACGAGGACGGCCCCGTCGTGGGGCTCCCCGAGCCTGCGGCGTTGTCACGCAACGGGAGTTACCTGGCCTACCGCAGGCTTCAGGAGCATGTCGGAACGTTCCGCGCCTACCTGTCCGACCACGCCGAGACGCCCCAGGAGCAGGAGCTGCTGGCGGCGAAGTTCATGGGCCGCTGGCGCAGCGGCGCTCCGCTGGTACTCGCCCCCACCGTCGACGATCCGGAACTGGGCGCAGACCCGATGCGCAACAACGATTTCAACTACAAGGAGATGGACCCGTTCGGGTATGCCTGTCCGCTGGGTTCACACGCGCGCCGCCTCAATCCGCGCGACACCGCGCACTACATGAACCGGCGCCGGATGATCCGCCGGGGCGCGACCTACGGCCCTGCTCTGCCGGACGGGGCACCCGAGGACGGTGTCGACCGGGGCATCGCCGCGTTCATCATCTGCGCCAGCCTGGTCCGTCAGTTCGAGTTCGCCCAGAACGTGTGGATCAACGACAAGACCTTCCACGAGCTGGGCAACGAGCACGACCCGATCGGCGGCGCCCAGGACGGCACACTGGATTTCACCGTGCCGAAGCGACCTATCCGCAAGGTACACAAAGGCATTCCCGCCTTCACCACGATTCGCGGTGGCGGCTACTTCTTCCTGCCCGGCCTGGGCGCGTTGCGCTACCTCACCGAGCTCGGCGGCCGGGAGCGCTGA
- a CDS encoding aldehyde dehydrogenase family protein, with the protein MTTVLTSPLPTADALRTRVRDALAAVGADVPLGDPGSEGLPASTPITGDVLFTVPASSTADAEAAISAAAEAFSTWRTTPAPVRGALVARLGQLLVEHKEALASLVTIEAGKITSEALGEVQEMIDICEFAVGLSRQLYGRTIASERPGHRLMENWHPLGVVGVITAFNFPVAVWAWNTAVALVCGDTVVWKPSELTPLTAVACQALLERACADVGAPSSVGRLLLGERAVGEQLVDDPRVALLSATGSVRMGREVGPRVAARFGRALLELGGNNAAIVTPAADLDLAVRGIVFSAAGTAGQRCTTLRRLIVHSSIADELVDRIVAAYRQLPVSDPFADGTLVGPLIHTASYRDMVGALQQAVAEGGSVTGGERVDVGDEGAFYVTPAVVRMPAQSAVVHQETFAPILYVLTYDTLDEAIALNNAVPQGLSSSIFTLDMREAERFLAADGSDCGIANVNIGTSGAEIGGAFGGEKETGGGRESGSDAWKAYMRRATNTVNYSTELPLAQGVHFG; encoded by the coding sequence ATGACCACAGTCCTGACTTCCCCGCTGCCGACCGCCGATGCGTTACGCACGCGCGTCAGGGACGCGCTGGCCGCCGTCGGCGCCGACGTCCCGCTCGGCGACCCCGGATCCGAAGGCCTGCCTGCGAGCACCCCGATCACCGGCGACGTGCTGTTCACCGTGCCCGCGTCCTCGACGGCCGACGCCGAGGCCGCGATTTCCGCAGCAGCCGAGGCGTTCTCGACATGGCGGACCACCCCGGCGCCGGTGCGCGGGGCGCTGGTGGCCCGGCTGGGACAGCTGCTCGTCGAGCACAAGGAGGCGCTGGCCTCGCTGGTGACCATCGAGGCCGGCAAGATCACCTCCGAGGCGCTCGGCGAAGTGCAGGAGATGATCGACATCTGCGAGTTCGCGGTCGGGCTGTCGCGGCAGCTGTACGGCCGCACGATCGCCTCCGAGCGCCCCGGGCACCGGCTGATGGAGAACTGGCATCCGCTCGGCGTGGTCGGTGTGATCACCGCGTTCAACTTCCCGGTCGCGGTGTGGGCGTGGAACACCGCCGTCGCGCTGGTGTGCGGCGACACCGTGGTGTGGAAGCCCTCGGAGCTGACGCCGTTGACCGCGGTGGCCTGTCAGGCGCTGCTGGAGCGCGCGTGCGCGGACGTCGGCGCGCCGTCGTCGGTGGGTCGGCTGCTGCTCGGTGAGCGTGCGGTCGGTGAGCAGCTGGTCGACGATCCGCGCGTGGCGCTGCTGTCGGCCACCGGATCCGTGCGGATGGGCCGGGAGGTGGGCCCGCGGGTGGCCGCCCGTTTCGGTCGCGCGCTGCTGGAACTGGGCGGCAACAACGCCGCGATCGTGACCCCGGCCGCCGACCTGGACCTGGCGGTGCGCGGCATCGTGTTCTCGGCGGCGGGCACGGCCGGGCAGCGGTGCACCACGCTGCGGCGGCTGATCGTGCACTCGTCGATCGCCGACGAGCTGGTGGACCGCATCGTGGCGGCCTACCGACAGCTGCCGGTCAGTGATCCGTTCGCCGACGGGACGCTGGTGGGGCCGCTGATCCACACGGCGTCCTACCGCGACATGGTCGGCGCGCTGCAGCAGGCCGTCGCCGAGGGCGGCTCGGTGACCGGCGGCGAGCGGGTCGACGTCGGGGACGAGGGCGCGTTCTATGTGACGCCCGCGGTGGTCCGGATGCCCGCGCAGAGCGCGGTGGTGCACCAGGAGACGTTCGCGCCGATCCTCTACGTGCTGACCTACGACACTCTCGACGAGGCGATCGCGCTCAACAATGCGGTGCCCCAGGGTCTTTCGTCGTCGATCTTCACGCTCGACATGCGGGAGGCAGAGCGCTTCCTGGCCGCCGACGGGTCGGACTGCGGCATCGCCAACGTCAACATCGGCACCTCGGGCGCGGAGATCGGCGGCGCGTTCGGCGGCGAGAAAGAGACCGGCGGCGGCCGCGAGTCCGGCTCTGACGCGTGGAAGGCCTACATGCGCCGCGCGACCAACACCGTCAACTACTCCACCGAGCTGCCGCTGGCCCAGGGCGTGCACTTCGGCTGA
- a CDS encoding helix-turn-helix domain-containing protein, producing MAGGRRRLSPEERRNELLALGAEVFGQRPYDEVRIDEIAERAGVSRALMYHYFPDKRAFFAAVVRAEGERMFHATNTPPLPGQTLFAQVRSGVLAYLRYDELHPQRAWTTYLGMGKSDPVLRGIEDIDNDRQAGRIIDRITDAVGAVEAKVERDLRATVYGWLAFTFEMCRQRLLDSSLDADFIADLCAHALLDAVLRVPGIPPELAEAVAPGQR from the coding sequence ATGGCTGGAGGACGCCGGCGACTGTCACCTGAGGAACGTCGCAACGAACTACTGGCCCTCGGCGCCGAGGTGTTCGGACAGCGGCCCTACGACGAGGTCCGCATCGACGAGATCGCCGAACGCGCCGGGGTTTCCCGCGCGCTGATGTACCACTACTTCCCCGACAAGCGGGCGTTCTTCGCCGCGGTCGTGCGCGCCGAGGGCGAGCGAATGTTCCACGCCACCAACACCCCTCCGCTGCCGGGCCAGACATTGTTCGCGCAGGTTCGCAGCGGCGTGCTGGCGTATCTGCGCTACGACGAACTGCACCCGCAGCGGGCGTGGACGACCTACCTCGGGATGGGCAAGTCGGATCCGGTGCTGCGCGGCATCGAGGACATCGACAACGACCGCCAGGCCGGCCGGATCATCGACCGCATCACCGATGCCGTCGGCGCGGTCGAGGCCAAGGTGGAACGGGACCTGCGCGCCACCGTCTACGGGTGGCTGGCGTTCACGTTCGAGATGTGCCGTCAAAGGCTGCTGGACTCGTCGCTGGACGCCGACTTCATCGCCGACCTGTGCGCCCACGCTCTGCTGGACGCGGTGCTACGAGTCCCTGGAATCCCGCCGGAGTTGGCCGAGGCCGTCGCGCCGGGTCAGCGCTGA
- a CDS encoding heme-binding protein yields the protein MSATSRVAWVAGLACAAVFGAAPAIAQPPAPAQPPAPAPSPVVQPPAPPPPNCTAADLTGVLTGVMASTTAYLYTHPLVNDFFTAMADLPPEERAVALAAFMDENPQTRAELQGIRQPMVDFRNRCGG from the coding sequence ATGTCGGCAACCTCCCGCGTGGCCTGGGTGGCTGGGCTCGCCTGCGCCGCGGTGTTCGGCGCGGCCCCGGCCATCGCGCAGCCGCCGGCACCCGCGCAGCCGCCGGCACCCGCGCCGTCGCCGGTCGTGCAACCGCCGGCACCGCCGCCACCGAACTGCACCGCGGCGGACCTGACCGGTGTGCTGACCGGGGTAATGGCGTCCACGACGGCCTACCTGTACACCCATCCGCTGGTCAACGACTTCTTCACTGCGATGGCGGACCTGCCGCCCGAGGAGCGGGCCGTGGCGTTGGCGGCCTTCATGGACGAAAACCCTCAGACGCGCGCGGAGCTGCAGGGAATTCGTCAGCCGATGGTGGATTTCCGCAACCGCTGCGGGGGGTGA
- a CDS encoding restriction endonuclease has product MTRLRWKLYAALGIAAGTTAYLAGADLGWTAMAGLLIPAGAVAAPRFVRAVVVGAATPGTNEGPVHTDMSGTEFEDYIARIARTCGVPVIMTPLTGDWGVDLIVGNRPNRLAVQCKRQSRPVGAGAVQEVVAGAPMQDCTQTMVVTNHEFTPAARKLAELHGCELVGGADLPRLRSTIRRLTSS; this is encoded by the coding sequence GTGACGAGGCTGAGGTGGAAGCTGTACGCGGCGCTGGGAATCGCCGCAGGTACGACGGCCTACCTGGCCGGCGCCGACCTCGGCTGGACTGCGATGGCCGGGTTGCTGATTCCGGCCGGCGCGGTAGCGGCCCCCCGCTTTGTACGCGCCGTGGTGGTCGGTGCAGCCACCCCGGGCACCAACGAGGGACCCGTCCACACCGACATGTCGGGCACCGAGTTCGAGGACTACATCGCGCGGATCGCCCGAACCTGCGGCGTGCCGGTGATCATGACTCCGCTGACCGGCGACTGGGGCGTCGACCTGATCGTCGGCAACCGGCCCAACCGGCTCGCGGTGCAGTGCAAGCGGCAGTCGCGGCCCGTCGGCGCCGGGGCCGTGCAGGAGGTGGTCGCCGGGGCGCCGATGCAGGACTGCACCCAGACGATGGTCGTCACCAACCACGAGTTCACGCCCGCGGCGCGCAAACTCGCCGAACTGCACGGCTGCGAACTGGTCGGCGGGGCGGATCTGCCCCGGCTGCGGTCGACGATCCGCAGGCTCACATCGAGCTGA
- a CDS encoding SDR family oxidoreductase, with protein sequence MELHGKTAIVTGAASGIGAAIATELAAHGVSVVLGDLDEAGAHATAAAIGADGGAAIALRADAAEIADIEALITLAAREFTPVDIYVANAGIIGKPGLGTESDWDTILDVNLRAHVRAARLLVPHWQSRGSGYFVSLASAAGLLTQLGAAGYAVTKHAAVGFAEWLAITYGDDGVGVSCVCPLGVETPLLQAVRGADDPDGRLGAASIEQSAGVIGAADVAAVTVEAIRADRFLVLPHAELLEMYRHKGGDYDRWIKGMRRYQRTLREL encoded by the coding sequence ATGGAACTCCACGGCAAGACCGCGATCGTCACGGGAGCCGCCTCCGGGATCGGGGCGGCGATCGCGACCGAGTTGGCTGCGCACGGCGTCAGCGTCGTCCTCGGTGACCTCGACGAGGCCGGCGCGCACGCCACGGCGGCAGCGATCGGCGCGGACGGCGGCGCGGCGATCGCGCTGCGGGCCGACGCGGCCGAGATCGCCGACATCGAAGCGCTGATCACGCTGGCGGCGCGCGAGTTCACCCCGGTCGACATCTATGTCGCCAACGCCGGCATCATCGGAAAGCCCGGGCTCGGAACAGAATCCGACTGGGACACGATCCTCGACGTGAACCTGCGCGCCCACGTCCGCGCGGCCCGGCTGCTGGTGCCGCACTGGCAGTCGCGCGGGTCGGGATACTTCGTGTCGCTGGCCTCGGCGGCCGGACTGCTGACCCAACTCGGCGCGGCAGGCTACGCGGTGACCAAGCACGCCGCGGTCGGGTTCGCCGAGTGGCTCGCGATCACCTACGGCGACGACGGCGTCGGCGTCAGCTGCGTGTGCCCGCTCGGCGTGGAAACCCCACTACTGCAAGCGGTCCGGGGCGCCGACGATCCCGACGGGCGGCTCGGCGCGGCGTCGATCGAGCAGTCGGCGGGCGTCATCGGCGCGGCCGACGTCGCGGCGGTGACGGTCGAGGCGATCCGCGCCGACCGGTTCCTGGTGTTGCCGCACGCCGAGTTGCTGGAGATGTACCGGCACAAGGGCGGCGACTACGACCGCTGGATCAAGGGCATGCGCCGCTATCAGCGCACTCTGCGCGAGCTCTGA
- a CDS encoding AAA family ATPase — translation MVAGDWRPRVPAATIGRPRIADRVVQRPEVLSRLRTSAGGDVVVLSAPAGYGKTTAAALWDADDDRPFAWARIDHLDDDPAHLLLHIATAVVRLTEDDSDLLRYLRGPGRCPLTHLVPAVVQALEAHGPIVILLDDAHKLTAPAAVAALQTLLAEAPATVVTALLGRQVLPLGLARRRLQHTVVAIDQEVLRFSATETAEALTAIRGPCDDATVAAVADLCEGWPAGVVLTAMALRDGTALEALAEHGNLVVDYVVEEVINRLDAETATFQVESAVLGRFTAEQLDTVLGRDDAGHMLAVLADSGNPFLVALDHPRVWYRYHHLFGDVLRGRLRDTAPARFRELATRAADLLERDGDIDGALMQALDAGDRGRAAALVGREAVRLGFDGRAGVLARRLATLDARTFAEYPDAAVARAWLGVTTADAELIQRSLMLAVAADRGQRLSDGTPSVKVAVALISSLLGAGGVGDVVEQADVVRAAGDHLVNPWWGAATVMKGSAEAMRGHPTQARALLDAALPVIDDLPGFHAAALAHLALLDLAGGDDDAAMERSEAARTLVDKYDLCDVVPMIVVYATSAVMAARTADLTGVRQAVTVTETLLAQLGHLSARTALLGHGLLAWTAAVIQDPTLLGRHLAAAERACHREPGAVALVQRVDRVKAMAVGGARPLTAAELRLLPHLASHLSLQRIAEELVIGRETAKSQATAIYRKLGVSSRGEAVAEAKRVGLIPE, via the coding sequence GTGGTTGCGGGGGACTGGCGTCCCAGGGTCCCGGCCGCGACGATCGGTCGGCCGAGGATCGCCGATCGCGTCGTCCAACGTCCGGAGGTGCTCAGCCGGCTGCGAACGTCAGCTGGCGGTGACGTCGTGGTCCTGTCCGCGCCGGCCGGTTACGGCAAGACCACTGCGGCAGCGCTGTGGGACGCGGACGACGACCGGCCGTTCGCCTGGGCGCGCATCGACCACCTGGACGACGACCCCGCGCATCTGCTGCTGCACATCGCGACGGCCGTGGTCCGTCTCACCGAGGACGACAGCGATCTGCTGCGCTACCTGCGCGGTCCGGGCCGGTGTCCGCTGACCCACCTGGTGCCCGCCGTGGTGCAGGCGCTGGAGGCGCACGGGCCGATCGTGATCCTGCTCGACGACGCGCACAAGCTCACGGCTCCCGCGGCCGTCGCGGCGTTGCAGACGCTGCTCGCCGAGGCCCCCGCGACGGTCGTCACCGCGTTGCTGGGCCGTCAGGTGCTGCCGCTGGGGCTGGCGAGGCGCCGGCTCCAGCACACCGTCGTGGCGATCGACCAGGAGGTGCTGCGGTTCTCGGCGACCGAAACCGCCGAGGCGCTCACTGCGATCCGCGGCCCGTGCGACGACGCGACCGTCGCCGCGGTCGCCGACCTCTGTGAAGGCTGGCCCGCCGGGGTGGTGCTGACGGCGATGGCGCTGCGCGACGGCACCGCGCTGGAAGCGCTGGCCGAGCACGGCAATCTGGTGGTCGACTACGTGGTCGAGGAGGTCATCAACCGACTCGACGCCGAGACCGCGACGTTCCAGGTCGAGTCGGCGGTGCTGGGGCGGTTCACCGCCGAGCAGCTCGACACGGTGCTCGGGCGCGACGACGCCGGACACATGCTGGCGGTGCTGGCGGACTCGGGCAATCCGTTCCTGGTCGCCCTCGACCACCCTCGGGTGTGGTACCGCTATCACCATCTGTTCGGCGACGTGCTGCGCGGTCGGCTGCGTGACACCGCTCCGGCCCGCTTCCGTGAATTGGCCACGCGCGCAGCGGATCTGTTGGAGCGTGACGGTGACATCGACGGCGCGCTGATGCAGGCGCTCGACGCCGGGGACCGCGGGCGCGCGGCCGCGCTGGTGGGCCGCGAAGCGGTGCGGCTGGGCTTCGACGGCCGCGCCGGGGTGTTGGCGCGCCGGCTCGCGACGCTGGACGCGCGCACGTTCGCCGAGTACCCCGACGCGGCGGTGGCGCGCGCGTGGCTGGGCGTCACGACCGCCGACGCCGAACTGATCCAGCGGTCGCTGATGCTCGCCGTGGCCGCCGATCGCGGGCAGAGACTGTCGGACGGCACACCGTCGGTGAAAGTCGCGGTAGCACTGATCAGTTCACTGCTCGGCGCAGGCGGGGTCGGCGATGTGGTGGAGCAGGCCGATGTGGTCCGCGCGGCCGGGGACCACCTGGTGAACCCATGGTGGGGGGCGGCCACGGTGATGAAGGGCTCCGCCGAGGCCATGCGCGGGCACCCGACACAGGCCCGCGCGCTGCTCGACGCCGCGCTGCCGGTGATCGACGACCTGCCGGGTTTCCACGCCGCAGCACTCGCGCACCTGGCGCTTCTCGATCTGGCCGGCGGCGACGACGACGCGGCCATGGAACGCAGTGAGGCGGCGCGGACGCTGGTGGACAAGTACGACCTGTGCGACGTCGTGCCGATGATCGTCGTGTATGCGACGAGCGCGGTGATGGCCGCCCGCACGGCGGATCTGACCGGCGTCCGGCAGGCGGTGACGGTGACCGAGACGTTGCTGGCGCAGCTGGGTCATTTGTCCGCGCGCACAGCGCTTCTGGGGCATGGGCTGCTTGCCTGGACCGCCGCGGTGATCCAGGATCCGACGTTGCTGGGCCGGCATCTGGCGGCTGCAGAACGGGCCTGTCACCGCGAGCCCGGCGCGGTCGCGCTGGTGCAACGGGTGGACCGCGTCAAGGCCATGGCGGTCGGTGGCGCCCGGCCGCTGACCGCCGCCGAACTGCGCCTGCTACCGCATCTGGCCAGCCACCTCTCGCTGCAGCGGATCGCCGAGGAGTTGGTGATCGGCCGGGAGACGGCCAAGAGCCAGGCCACCGCGATCTACCGCAAGCTCGGCGTGTCCTCGCGCGGCGAGGCGGTGGCCGAGGCGAAAAGGGTTGGCCTGATACCGGAGTGA
- the usfY gene encoding protein UsfY translates to MKGPRDPVDHSRTTRPHAGESMTDNKIMPGLVVIGLAIVSFVATLAAFATSHEGVGLLLAAIAGLCFVIGGSWLLIEHRRVRRLEELWYAEHPGTVRQRPNS, encoded by the coding sequence ATGAAGGGTCCCAGAGATCCAGTCGACCATTCCCGTACCACCCGGCCGCACGCCGGCGAGTCGATGACGGACAACAAGATCATGCCGGGGCTCGTGGTGATCGGTCTCGCAATCGTCAGCTTCGTCGCCACGCTGGCGGCGTTCGCCACCTCCCACGAGGGGGTGGGGTTGCTGCTCGCCGCGATCGCCGGGCTCTGCTTTGTGATCGGCGGCTCCTGGCTGCTGATCGAGCATCGCCGCGTCCGGCGTCTCGAAGAGCTTTGGTACGCAGAGCATCCGGGCACAGTCCGGCAGCGGCCCAACAGCTGA
- the lat gene encoding L-lysine 6-transaminase, translated as MTAVLPENRRGVDRVPAGLVPADVHEVLARSILADGLDLVLDLDRSHGSYLVDARTGRGYLDMFTFFASSALGMNHPGLAGDPDFRAELAAAALNKPSNSDVYSVPMARFVDTFARVLGDPQLPHLFFVDGGALAVENALKVAFDWKSRLNQARGLSPELGTKVLHLEGAFHGRSGYTMSLTNTDPNKVARFPKFDWPRIDAPVASPDLDDEAIDALEAESLRQARAAFEADPHDIACFIAEPIQGEGGDRHFRPEFFAAMRRLCDEFDALLIFDEVQTGCGITGTPWAYQQLGVTPDVVAFGKKTQVCGVMAGGHVDEVADNVFAVGSRINSTWGGNLVDMVRARRILEVIEVDDLFTRAAESGRHLRDRLDELADEFPALVHDVRGRGLMCAFSMPDAARRDELIARLWDREVIMLGCGPDSVRFRPALTVATSEIDAAVDAVRAVLSSM; from the coding sequence ATGACTGCTGTTCTTCCGGAAAACCGCCGGGGAGTCGACCGGGTTCCGGCCGGTCTTGTCCCGGCCGACGTGCACGAGGTGCTCGCGCGCAGCATCCTCGCCGACGGTCTCGATCTGGTGCTCGACCTCGACCGGTCGCACGGCTCGTACCTGGTCGACGCCCGCACCGGCCGCGGCTACCTGGACATGTTCACGTTCTTCGCGTCCTCGGCGCTGGGGATGAACCATCCCGGCCTCGCGGGGGATCCCGACTTTCGCGCCGAACTGGCGGCCGCGGCGCTCAACAAGCCGAGCAACTCCGATGTCTACAGCGTGCCGATGGCCCGCTTCGTCGACACGTTCGCCCGCGTGCTGGGTGATCCGCAGCTGCCGCACCTGTTCTTCGTCGATGGCGGCGCCCTCGCGGTGGAGAACGCGCTGAAGGTCGCGTTCGACTGGAAGAGCCGCCTCAACCAGGCCCGCGGCCTCAGCCCGGAGCTCGGCACCAAGGTGCTGCATCTCGAGGGCGCGTTCCACGGGCGCAGCGGTTACACGATGTCGCTGACCAACACCGACCCCAACAAGGTGGCGCGTTTCCCGAAGTTCGACTGGCCCCGCATCGACGCGCCAGTGGCCAGCCCCGACTTGGACGATGAAGCCATCGACGCCCTGGAGGCCGAGTCGCTGCGGCAGGCCCGTGCGGCGTTCGAGGCCGACCCGCACGACATCGCTTGCTTCATCGCCGAACCGATCCAGGGGGAGGGCGGCGACCGCCACTTCCGCCCGGAGTTCTTCGCCGCGATGCGCCGGCTGTGCGACGAGTTCGACGCGCTGCTGATCTTCGACGAGGTGCAGACCGGCTGCGGTATCACCGGAACCCCTTGGGCCTACCAGCAATTGGGTGTGACGCCCGACGTCGTCGCGTTCGGCAAGAAGACCCAGGTGTGCGGCGTGATGGCCGGCGGGCACGTCGACGAGGTCGCCGACAACGTGTTCGCGGTCGGGTCGCGGATCAACTCGACGTGGGGCGGCAACCTGGTCGACATGGTTCGCGCGCGCCGGATCCTGGAGGTGATCGAGGTCGACGACCTGTTCACCCGCGCCGCCGAGAGCGGCCGCCATCTGCGTGACCGGCTCGACGAGCTGGCCGACGAGTTCCCCGCCCTGGTGCACGACGTGCGGGGCCGCGGGCTGATGTGCGCGTTCAGCATGCCCGACGCAGCACGCCGCGACGAGTTGATCGCGCGGCTGTGGGACCGCGAGGTGATCATGCTGGGCTGCGGGCCCGACAGTGTCCGGTTCCGGCCGGCGTTGACGGTCGCGACCTCGGAGATCGACGCCGCGGTCGACGCGGTGCGCGCGGTGCTCAGCTCGATGTGA
- a CDS encoding Lrp/AsnC family transcriptional regulator, giving the protein MTEPADAQPLDEIDRVLARELVADGRATLAHLAATAGLSVSAVQSRVRRLEARGVVSGYAARIDPEAVGSKLSAFVAITPLDPSQPDDAPARLEHIPEIEACYSVAGEDNYLLLVHVESARALEGLLQKIRTAADVKTRSTIILQKFYSDRRYIP; this is encoded by the coding sequence ATGACCGAGCCCGCTGACGCGCAGCCGCTGGACGAGATCGATCGCGTGCTGGCCCGTGAGCTGGTCGCCGACGGCCGGGCCACGCTCGCGCATCTGGCGGCGACGGCGGGGCTGTCGGTGTCGGCGGTGCAGTCCAGGGTGCGGCGGCTGGAGGCGCGCGGGGTGGTCAGCGGGTACGCCGCGCGCATCGACCCGGAGGCCGTCGGCAGCAAGCTGTCGGCGTTCGTGGCCATCACTCCTCTCGATCCCTCTCAACCCGATGATGCCCCCGCGCGGCTGGAACACATCCCCGAGATCGAGGCGTGCTATTCGGTGGCCGGTGAGGACAACTACCTGCTGCTGGTCCACGTCGAGTCGGCGCGGGCCCTGGAGGGGCTGCTGCAGAAGATCCGCACCGCTGCCGACGTGAAGACGCGGAGCACGATCATCTTACAGAAATTTTATAGCGACAGGCGCTACATACCGTAG
- a CDS encoding heme-binding protein, whose protein sequence is MRNNSAWRVAAAVLGATGVVLSSATALAQPAPNCTAADLALAMTGVSAGTSAYLFTHPVANEFYTSIKDMAPEQKQAAVTAFADQNPQIAAEMRGIRQPLMDFRNRCGHH, encoded by the coding sequence ATGCGAAACAACTCGGCGTGGCGGGTGGCCGCCGCGGTGCTCGGCGCGACCGGCGTCGTCCTGTCCTCAGCGACCGCGCTTGCCCAGCCGGCGCCGAACTGTACGGCCGCCGACCTGGCCCTCGCGATGACCGGGGTCAGCGCGGGCACGTCGGCCTACCTGTTCACCCATCCGGTCGCGAACGAGTTCTACACGTCGATCAAGGACATGGCGCCCGAGCAGAAGCAGGCGGCCGTGACCGCATTCGCCGACCAGAACCCGCAGATCGCTGCGGAGATGCGCGGGATCCGACAGCCGTTGATGGACTTCCGCAACCGCTGCGGGCACCACTGA